One window of Kryptolebias marmoratus isolate JLee-2015 linkage group LG3, ASM164957v2, whole genome shotgun sequence genomic DNA carries:
- the add3a gene encoding adducin 3 (gamma) a isoform X4, which translates to MSADSHQEVVTTPPPPSGGTKERYFDRVNVNDPEYIRARNMSPDLRQDFNVLEQKKRVTQILQSPAFKEELECLIQEQQRKGNNPTGLLALRQIADFVMASSVAGFNTSPLSLGMVTPINDLYGVESSALVKGEKLTRCKLASLHRLVDLFSWAHFSNSYITGRVSKEQDHILIIPRGLSFAEASAANLVKVNIIGDVIEQGSTNLRIDPAGFSPHAAIYSMRPDIRCIIHVHTPATAAVSSMKCGLLPISQEALTLGDIAYYSYQGSLDDQEERIELQKALGPTAKVLVLRNHGVVALGETVEEAFHFIYNAHYACEIQVNAISCAGGVDNLIVLDQEKYKSRVFAVVSAGSINMLGQYKWKHGELEFESLMRMLDNLGYRTGYAYRHPIVREKPRHKSEVEIPATVTAFTFDEDSDATRLPFKFLQQRQQREKTRWLNSPNSYTKVSVEGGEERYSSRTTTWMKAEELGTSIRIEDANQFIPLNTDPSEVLQKRNKIREQNRLDVMSSGPRSQHLAGIPVDVPRQPYVPTEEEQMAPLPPNPFNELSEKELEEYRKNVERRQLGLSENHTGLMNGKDNHDEELSKRVSQLTTSVESVEITVSAGEKIEEAPSPESSPSKSPNTKKKKKFRTPSFLKKNKKKEKTEA; encoded by the exons ATGAGCGCAGACAGCCATCAGGAGGTGGTGACCACTCCTCCGCCACCTAGTGGGGGGACCAAGGAGCGCTACTTCGACCGGGTCAACGTCAACGATCCGGAGTACATCAGAGCCAGGAACATGTCGCCTGATCTCCGGCAGGATTTTAATGTTCTGGAGCAGAAGAAACGCGTTACACAGATACTACAAAGTCCA GCCTTCAAGGAAGAGTTGGAGTGTCTGATCcaggagcagcagagaaaaGGGAACAACCCGACGGGACTTCTGGCCCTCAGGCAGATCGCAGACTTCGTCATGGCCAGCTCGGTGGCCGGCTTCAACACTTCCCCTCTCA GTCTGGGGATGGTCACTCCCATCAACGACTTGTACGGAGTGGAGTCCTCCGCCCTGGTGAAAGGCGAGAAGCTGACGCGCTGTAAACTGGCCAGCCTCCACAGACTGGTGGACCTGTTCAGCTGGGCCCACTTCTCCAACTCCTACATCACA ggtcgAGTCAGCAAAGAGCAAGACCACATCCTCATCATCCCCAGAGGTCTGTCATTCGCTGAGGCTTCTGCAGCAAACCTG GTGAAAGTGAACATCATCGGGGACGTGATCGAGCAGGGCTCCACCAATCTGAGGATCGACCCGGCAGGTTTCAGCCCGCACGCCGCCATCTACTCCATGCGCCCGGACATCCGCTGCATCATCCACGTGCACACCCCTGCCACAGCAGCT GTGTCGTCGATGAAGTGCGGCCTCCTGCCCATTTCCCAGGAGGCGCTAACCTTGGGCGACATCGCCTACTACAGCTACCAGGGCAGCCTGGACGACCAGGAGGAGCGCATCGAGCTGCAGAAGGCCCTGGGGCCCACAGCGAAG GTGCTGGTGTTGAGAAATCACGGTGTGGTCGCTCTGGGCGAGACCGTCGAAGAGGCCTTTCACTTCATCTACAATGCCCACTACGCCTGTGAAATCCag GTGAATGCCATCTCCTGTGCTGGAGGGGTGGACAACCTCATAGTGCTGGACCAGGAGAAGTACAAGTCGCGAGTGTTTGCTGTGGTCTCGGCCGGCAGCATCAACATGCTGGGTCAGTACAAGTGGAAGCATGGGGAGCTGGAGTTTGAGTCGCTGATGAGGATGCTGGATAATCTG GGCTACAGGACCGGTTACGCCTACAGGCACCCCATCGTGCGAGAGAAGCCGAGGCACAAGAGCGAAGTGGAGATCCCTGCCACCGTCACGGCGTTTACGTTTGACGAGGACAGCGACGCCACTCGGCTGCCCTTCAAGTTCctgcagcagcggcagcagagGGAGAAGACTCGTTGGCTCAACTCGCCCAACAGCTACACCAAGGTCAGCGTGGAGGGTGGAGAGGAGCGCTACAGCAGCCGGACAACCAcg TGGATGAAGGCGGAAGAACTAGGGACCTCGATCCGGATTGAGGACGCCAATCAGTTCATCCCTCTCAACACGGACCCCAGTGAGGTGCTGCAAAAACGAAACAAA ATCCGAGAGCAGAACCGGTTAGATGTGATGTCATCAGGGCCGCGCTCTCAGCACCTCGCAGGCATCCCTGTTGACGTACCGCGACAG ccaTACGTGCccacagaggaggagcagatggctcctcttcctcccaacCCATTCAACGAGCTGTCagagaaggagctggaggagtaTCGCAAAAACGTAGAGAGAAGGCAACTGGGCCTCAGCG aGAACCACACAGGCCTGATGAACGGCAAAGACAACCACGACGAGGAGCTGTCGAAGCGCGTCAGTCAGCTGACCACCAGCGTGGAGAGCGTGGAGATCACGGTGAGCGCCGGCGAGAAGATCGAGGAGGCGCCGTCCCCCGAGAGCTCCCCCTCCAAGTCGCCCaacaccaagaagaagaagaagttccGCACGCCGTCCttcctgaagaaaaacaaaaagaaagagaaaacggAGGCCTGA
- the add3a gene encoding adducin 3 (gamma) a isoform X1: MSADSHQEVVTTPPPPSGGTKERYFDRVNVNDPEYIRARNMSPDLRQDFNVLEQKKRVTQILQSPAFKEELECLIQEQQRKGNNPTGLLALRQIADFVMASSVAGFNTSPLSLGMVTPINDLYGVESSALVKGEKLTRCKLASLHRLVDLFSWAHFSNSYITGRVSKEQDHILIIPRGLSFAEASAANLVKVNIIGDVIEQGSTNLRIDPAGFSPHAAIYSMRPDIRCIIHVHTPATAAVSSMKCGLLPISQEALTLGDIAYYSYQGSLDDQEERIELQKALGPTAKVLVLRNHGVVALGETVEEAFHFIYNAHYACEIQVNAISCAGGVDNLIVLDQEKYKSRVFAVVSAGSINMLGQYKWKHGELEFESLMRMLDNLGYRTGYAYRHPIVREKPRHKSEVEIPATVTAFTFDEDSDATRLPFKFLQQRQQREKTRWLNSPNSYTKVSVEGGEERYSSRTTTWMKAEELGTSIRIEDANQFIPLNTDPSEVLQKRNKIREQNRLDVMSSGPRSQHLAGIPVDVPRQDLGQIGVMPYVPTEEEQMAPLPPNPFNELSEKELEEYRKNVERRQLGLSDGEHELTSDDGSTLSQSLSVTQSPQSTPAKEENHTGLMNGKDNHDEELSKRVSQLTTSVESVEITVSAGEKIEEAPSPESSPSKSPNTKKKKKFRTPSFLKKNKKKEKTEA, translated from the exons ATGAGCGCAGACAGCCATCAGGAGGTGGTGACCACTCCTCCGCCACCTAGTGGGGGGACCAAGGAGCGCTACTTCGACCGGGTCAACGTCAACGATCCGGAGTACATCAGAGCCAGGAACATGTCGCCTGATCTCCGGCAGGATTTTAATGTTCTGGAGCAGAAGAAACGCGTTACACAGATACTACAAAGTCCA GCCTTCAAGGAAGAGTTGGAGTGTCTGATCcaggagcagcagagaaaaGGGAACAACCCGACGGGACTTCTGGCCCTCAGGCAGATCGCAGACTTCGTCATGGCCAGCTCGGTGGCCGGCTTCAACACTTCCCCTCTCA GTCTGGGGATGGTCACTCCCATCAACGACTTGTACGGAGTGGAGTCCTCCGCCCTGGTGAAAGGCGAGAAGCTGACGCGCTGTAAACTGGCCAGCCTCCACAGACTGGTGGACCTGTTCAGCTGGGCCCACTTCTCCAACTCCTACATCACA ggtcgAGTCAGCAAAGAGCAAGACCACATCCTCATCATCCCCAGAGGTCTGTCATTCGCTGAGGCTTCTGCAGCAAACCTG GTGAAAGTGAACATCATCGGGGACGTGATCGAGCAGGGCTCCACCAATCTGAGGATCGACCCGGCAGGTTTCAGCCCGCACGCCGCCATCTACTCCATGCGCCCGGACATCCGCTGCATCATCCACGTGCACACCCCTGCCACAGCAGCT GTGTCGTCGATGAAGTGCGGCCTCCTGCCCATTTCCCAGGAGGCGCTAACCTTGGGCGACATCGCCTACTACAGCTACCAGGGCAGCCTGGACGACCAGGAGGAGCGCATCGAGCTGCAGAAGGCCCTGGGGCCCACAGCGAAG GTGCTGGTGTTGAGAAATCACGGTGTGGTCGCTCTGGGCGAGACCGTCGAAGAGGCCTTTCACTTCATCTACAATGCCCACTACGCCTGTGAAATCCag GTGAATGCCATCTCCTGTGCTGGAGGGGTGGACAACCTCATAGTGCTGGACCAGGAGAAGTACAAGTCGCGAGTGTTTGCTGTGGTCTCGGCCGGCAGCATCAACATGCTGGGTCAGTACAAGTGGAAGCATGGGGAGCTGGAGTTTGAGTCGCTGATGAGGATGCTGGATAATCTG GGCTACAGGACCGGTTACGCCTACAGGCACCCCATCGTGCGAGAGAAGCCGAGGCACAAGAGCGAAGTGGAGATCCCTGCCACCGTCACGGCGTTTACGTTTGACGAGGACAGCGACGCCACTCGGCTGCCCTTCAAGTTCctgcagcagcggcagcagagGGAGAAGACTCGTTGGCTCAACTCGCCCAACAGCTACACCAAGGTCAGCGTGGAGGGTGGAGAGGAGCGCTACAGCAGCCGGACAACCAcg TGGATGAAGGCGGAAGAACTAGGGACCTCGATCCGGATTGAGGACGCCAATCAGTTCATCCCTCTCAACACGGACCCCAGTGAGGTGCTGCAAAAACGAAACAAA ATCCGAGAGCAGAACCGGTTAGATGTGATGTCATCAGGGCCGCGCTCTCAGCACCTCGCAGGCATCCCTGTTGACGTACCGCGACAG GATCTGGGGCAGATAGGAGTTATG ccaTACGTGCccacagaggaggagcagatggctcctcttcctcccaacCCATTCAACGAGCTGTCagagaaggagctggaggagtaTCGCAAAAACGTAGAGAGAAGGCAACTGGGCCTCAGCG ATGGCGAGCACGAGCTAACCTCTGACGACGGCTCCACTCTGTCTCAGTCTCTGTCTGTCACTCAGTCGCCGCAAAGCACTCCAGCTAAAGAAG aGAACCACACAGGCCTGATGAACGGCAAAGACAACCACGACGAGGAGCTGTCGAAGCGCGTCAGTCAGCTGACCACCAGCGTGGAGAGCGTGGAGATCACGGTGAGCGCCGGCGAGAAGATCGAGGAGGCGCCGTCCCCCGAGAGCTCCCCCTCCAAGTCGCCCaacaccaagaagaagaagaagttccGCACGCCGTCCttcctgaagaaaaacaaaaagaaagagaaaacggAGGCCTGA
- the add3a gene encoding adducin 3 (gamma) a isoform X2, producing MSADSHQEVVTTPPPPSGGTKERYFDRVNVNDPEYIRARNMSPDLRQDFNVLEQKKRVTQILQSPAFKEELECLIQEQQRKGNNPTGLLALRQIADFVMASSVAGFNTSPLSLGMVTPINDLYGVESSALVKGEKLTRCKLASLHRLVDLFSWAHFSNSYITGRVSKEQDHILIIPRGLSFAEASAANLVKVNIIGDVIEQGSTNLRIDPAGFSPHAAIYSMRPDIRCIIHVHTPATAAVSSMKCGLLPISQEALTLGDIAYYSYQGSLDDQEERIELQKALGPTAKVLVLRNHGVVALGETVEEAFHFIYNAHYACEIQVNAISCAGGVDNLIVLDQEKYKSRVFAVVSAGSINMLGQYKWKHGELEFESLMRMLDNLGYRTGYAYRHPIVREKPRHKSEVEIPATVTAFTFDEDSDATRLPFKFLQQRQQREKTRWLNSPNSYTKVSVEGGEERYSSRTTTWMKAEELGTSIRIEDANQFIPLNTDPSEVLQKRNKIREQNRLDVMSSGPRSQHLAGIPVDVPRQPYVPTEEEQMAPLPPNPFNELSEKELEEYRKNVERRQLGLSDGEHELTSDDGSTLSQSLSVTQSPQSTPAKEENHTGLMNGKDNHDEELSKRVSQLTTSVESVEITVSAGEKIEEAPSPESSPSKSPNTKKKKKFRTPSFLKKNKKKEKTEA from the exons ATGAGCGCAGACAGCCATCAGGAGGTGGTGACCACTCCTCCGCCACCTAGTGGGGGGACCAAGGAGCGCTACTTCGACCGGGTCAACGTCAACGATCCGGAGTACATCAGAGCCAGGAACATGTCGCCTGATCTCCGGCAGGATTTTAATGTTCTGGAGCAGAAGAAACGCGTTACACAGATACTACAAAGTCCA GCCTTCAAGGAAGAGTTGGAGTGTCTGATCcaggagcagcagagaaaaGGGAACAACCCGACGGGACTTCTGGCCCTCAGGCAGATCGCAGACTTCGTCATGGCCAGCTCGGTGGCCGGCTTCAACACTTCCCCTCTCA GTCTGGGGATGGTCACTCCCATCAACGACTTGTACGGAGTGGAGTCCTCCGCCCTGGTGAAAGGCGAGAAGCTGACGCGCTGTAAACTGGCCAGCCTCCACAGACTGGTGGACCTGTTCAGCTGGGCCCACTTCTCCAACTCCTACATCACA ggtcgAGTCAGCAAAGAGCAAGACCACATCCTCATCATCCCCAGAGGTCTGTCATTCGCTGAGGCTTCTGCAGCAAACCTG GTGAAAGTGAACATCATCGGGGACGTGATCGAGCAGGGCTCCACCAATCTGAGGATCGACCCGGCAGGTTTCAGCCCGCACGCCGCCATCTACTCCATGCGCCCGGACATCCGCTGCATCATCCACGTGCACACCCCTGCCACAGCAGCT GTGTCGTCGATGAAGTGCGGCCTCCTGCCCATTTCCCAGGAGGCGCTAACCTTGGGCGACATCGCCTACTACAGCTACCAGGGCAGCCTGGACGACCAGGAGGAGCGCATCGAGCTGCAGAAGGCCCTGGGGCCCACAGCGAAG GTGCTGGTGTTGAGAAATCACGGTGTGGTCGCTCTGGGCGAGACCGTCGAAGAGGCCTTTCACTTCATCTACAATGCCCACTACGCCTGTGAAATCCag GTGAATGCCATCTCCTGTGCTGGAGGGGTGGACAACCTCATAGTGCTGGACCAGGAGAAGTACAAGTCGCGAGTGTTTGCTGTGGTCTCGGCCGGCAGCATCAACATGCTGGGTCAGTACAAGTGGAAGCATGGGGAGCTGGAGTTTGAGTCGCTGATGAGGATGCTGGATAATCTG GGCTACAGGACCGGTTACGCCTACAGGCACCCCATCGTGCGAGAGAAGCCGAGGCACAAGAGCGAAGTGGAGATCCCTGCCACCGTCACGGCGTTTACGTTTGACGAGGACAGCGACGCCACTCGGCTGCCCTTCAAGTTCctgcagcagcggcagcagagGGAGAAGACTCGTTGGCTCAACTCGCCCAACAGCTACACCAAGGTCAGCGTGGAGGGTGGAGAGGAGCGCTACAGCAGCCGGACAACCAcg TGGATGAAGGCGGAAGAACTAGGGACCTCGATCCGGATTGAGGACGCCAATCAGTTCATCCCTCTCAACACGGACCCCAGTGAGGTGCTGCAAAAACGAAACAAA ATCCGAGAGCAGAACCGGTTAGATGTGATGTCATCAGGGCCGCGCTCTCAGCACCTCGCAGGCATCCCTGTTGACGTACCGCGACAG ccaTACGTGCccacagaggaggagcagatggctcctcttcctcccaacCCATTCAACGAGCTGTCagagaaggagctggaggagtaTCGCAAAAACGTAGAGAGAAGGCAACTGGGCCTCAGCG ATGGCGAGCACGAGCTAACCTCTGACGACGGCTCCACTCTGTCTCAGTCTCTGTCTGTCACTCAGTCGCCGCAAAGCACTCCAGCTAAAGAAG aGAACCACACAGGCCTGATGAACGGCAAAGACAACCACGACGAGGAGCTGTCGAAGCGCGTCAGTCAGCTGACCACCAGCGTGGAGAGCGTGGAGATCACGGTGAGCGCCGGCGAGAAGATCGAGGAGGCGCCGTCCCCCGAGAGCTCCCCCTCCAAGTCGCCCaacaccaagaagaagaagaagttccGCACGCCGTCCttcctgaagaaaaacaaaaagaaagagaaaacggAGGCCTGA
- the add3a gene encoding adducin 3 (gamma) a isoform X3 — translation MSADSHQEVVTTPPPPSGGTKERYFDRVNVNDPEYIRARNMSPDLRQDFNVLEQKKRVTQILQSPAFKEELECLIQEQQRKGNNPTGLLALRQIADFVMASSVAGFNTSPLSLGMVTPINDLYGVESSALVKGEKLTRCKLASLHRLVDLFSWAHFSNSYITGRVSKEQDHILIIPRGLSFAEASAANLVKVNIIGDVIEQGSTNLRIDPAGFSPHAAIYSMRPDIRCIIHVHTPATAAVSSMKCGLLPISQEALTLGDIAYYSYQGSLDDQEERIELQKALGPTAKVLVLRNHGVVALGETVEEAFHFIYNAHYACEIQVNAISCAGGVDNLIVLDQEKYKSRVFAVVSAGSINMLGQYKWKHGELEFESLMRMLDNLGYRTGYAYRHPIVREKPRHKSEVEIPATVTAFTFDEDSDATRLPFKFLQQRQQREKTRWLNSPNSYTKVSVEGGEERYSSRTTTWMKAEELGTSIRIEDANQFIPLNTDPSEVLQKRNKIREQNRLDVMSSGPRSQHLAGIPVDVPRQDLGQIGVMPYVPTEEEQMAPLPPNPFNELSEKELEEYRKNVERRQLGLSENHTGLMNGKDNHDEELSKRVSQLTTSVESVEITVSAGEKIEEAPSPESSPSKSPNTKKKKKFRTPSFLKKNKKKEKTEA, via the exons ATGAGCGCAGACAGCCATCAGGAGGTGGTGACCACTCCTCCGCCACCTAGTGGGGGGACCAAGGAGCGCTACTTCGACCGGGTCAACGTCAACGATCCGGAGTACATCAGAGCCAGGAACATGTCGCCTGATCTCCGGCAGGATTTTAATGTTCTGGAGCAGAAGAAACGCGTTACACAGATACTACAAAGTCCA GCCTTCAAGGAAGAGTTGGAGTGTCTGATCcaggagcagcagagaaaaGGGAACAACCCGACGGGACTTCTGGCCCTCAGGCAGATCGCAGACTTCGTCATGGCCAGCTCGGTGGCCGGCTTCAACACTTCCCCTCTCA GTCTGGGGATGGTCACTCCCATCAACGACTTGTACGGAGTGGAGTCCTCCGCCCTGGTGAAAGGCGAGAAGCTGACGCGCTGTAAACTGGCCAGCCTCCACAGACTGGTGGACCTGTTCAGCTGGGCCCACTTCTCCAACTCCTACATCACA ggtcgAGTCAGCAAAGAGCAAGACCACATCCTCATCATCCCCAGAGGTCTGTCATTCGCTGAGGCTTCTGCAGCAAACCTG GTGAAAGTGAACATCATCGGGGACGTGATCGAGCAGGGCTCCACCAATCTGAGGATCGACCCGGCAGGTTTCAGCCCGCACGCCGCCATCTACTCCATGCGCCCGGACATCCGCTGCATCATCCACGTGCACACCCCTGCCACAGCAGCT GTGTCGTCGATGAAGTGCGGCCTCCTGCCCATTTCCCAGGAGGCGCTAACCTTGGGCGACATCGCCTACTACAGCTACCAGGGCAGCCTGGACGACCAGGAGGAGCGCATCGAGCTGCAGAAGGCCCTGGGGCCCACAGCGAAG GTGCTGGTGTTGAGAAATCACGGTGTGGTCGCTCTGGGCGAGACCGTCGAAGAGGCCTTTCACTTCATCTACAATGCCCACTACGCCTGTGAAATCCag GTGAATGCCATCTCCTGTGCTGGAGGGGTGGACAACCTCATAGTGCTGGACCAGGAGAAGTACAAGTCGCGAGTGTTTGCTGTGGTCTCGGCCGGCAGCATCAACATGCTGGGTCAGTACAAGTGGAAGCATGGGGAGCTGGAGTTTGAGTCGCTGATGAGGATGCTGGATAATCTG GGCTACAGGACCGGTTACGCCTACAGGCACCCCATCGTGCGAGAGAAGCCGAGGCACAAGAGCGAAGTGGAGATCCCTGCCACCGTCACGGCGTTTACGTTTGACGAGGACAGCGACGCCACTCGGCTGCCCTTCAAGTTCctgcagcagcggcagcagagGGAGAAGACTCGTTGGCTCAACTCGCCCAACAGCTACACCAAGGTCAGCGTGGAGGGTGGAGAGGAGCGCTACAGCAGCCGGACAACCAcg TGGATGAAGGCGGAAGAACTAGGGACCTCGATCCGGATTGAGGACGCCAATCAGTTCATCCCTCTCAACACGGACCCCAGTGAGGTGCTGCAAAAACGAAACAAA ATCCGAGAGCAGAACCGGTTAGATGTGATGTCATCAGGGCCGCGCTCTCAGCACCTCGCAGGCATCCCTGTTGACGTACCGCGACAG GATCTGGGGCAGATAGGAGTTATG ccaTACGTGCccacagaggaggagcagatggctcctcttcctcccaacCCATTCAACGAGCTGTCagagaaggagctggaggagtaTCGCAAAAACGTAGAGAGAAGGCAACTGGGCCTCAGCG aGAACCACACAGGCCTGATGAACGGCAAAGACAACCACGACGAGGAGCTGTCGAAGCGCGTCAGTCAGCTGACCACCAGCGTGGAGAGCGTGGAGATCACGGTGAGCGCCGGCGAGAAGATCGAGGAGGCGCCGTCCCCCGAGAGCTCCCCCTCCAAGTCGCCCaacaccaagaagaagaagaagttccGCACGCCGTCCttcctgaagaaaaacaaaaagaaagagaaaacggAGGCCTGA